A stretch of the Epinephelus fuscoguttatus linkage group LG2, E.fuscoguttatus.final_Chr_v1 genome encodes the following:
- the dhcr7 gene encoding 7-dehydrocholesterol reductase yields MNGAAAMEATRRRTKHSANGKSSEQQEQPAQWGRAWEVDWFSLLSVISLLCFAPFIVFYFVMACDQYQCSVTQPLFELYQGETTLLSLWARAPSFTWSAAKIYAIWVAFQVFLYMCIPDVTHKFIPGYVGGVQDGARTPAGLINKYEINGLQCWLITHALWFANAQYFHWFSPTIIFDNWIPLMWCCNILGYAVSTFAFLKAYLFPTNAEDCKFTGNVFYNYMMGIEFNPRIGKWFDFKLFFNGRPGIVAWTLINLSYMAKQQELYGHVTNSMILVNVLQAIYVLDFFWNEAWYLKTIDICHDHFGWYLGWGDCVWLPYLYTLQGLYLVYHPVQLSNIHALAVLLLGLVGYYVFRSTNHQKDLFRRTEGSCSIWGRKPTYIECSYYSGDGGLHHSKLLTSGFWGVTRHFNYTGDLMGSLAYCAACGFGHILPYFYIVYMTILLVHRCVRDEHRCSSKYGKDWKRYTDAVPYRLIPGVF; encoded by the exons ATGAATGGTGCAGCAGCCATGGAGGCCACCAGGAGACGAACCAAGCACAGTGCCAATGGAAAATCATCTGAACAGCAGGAACAGCCAGCACAGTGGGGGAGAGCATG GGAGGTGGACTGGTTTTCCCTGCTCAGTGTGATTAGCCTCCTCTGCTTTGCCCCTTTTATTGTCTTCTACTTCGTGATGGCCTGTGATCAGTACCAGTGCTCTGTCACCCAGCCCCTGTTTGAGCTCTACCAAGGAGAGACCACGCTGCTTTCCCTCTGGGCTCGGGCACCCTCTTTCACCTGGTCAGCTGCCAAGATATATGCCATCTGGGTGGCCTTCCAG GTGTTCCTGTATATGTGTATTCCGGATGTTACTCATAAGTTTATTCCTGGCTATGTTGGTGGAGTGCAGGATGGAGCACGAACTCCAGCTG GCCTGATTAACAAGTATGAGATCAACGGGCTGCAGTGTTGGCTCATCACTCATGCTCTGTGGTTTGCCAACGCCCagtatttccactggttttctCCCACCATCATCTTCGACAACTGGATCCCCCTGATGTGGTGTTGTAACATTCTGGGCTACGCTGTGTCCACCTTTGCTTTCCTAAAGGCCTACTTGTTCCCCACAAATGCTGAAGACTG CAAGTTTACAGGGAACGTCTTCTACAACTACATGATGGGCATTGAGTTCAACCCACGCATTGGCAAGTGGTTTGACTTCAAGCTTTTCTTCAATGGCCGGCCCGGCATAGTAGCCTGGACTCTTATCAATCTGTCCTACATGGCCAAGCAGCAAGAACTGTATGGCCATGTCACCAACTCCATGATCCTGGTCAATGTACTGCAG GCCATTTATGTGTTGGATTTCTTCTGGAATGAGGCATGGTACCTGAAGACCATTGATATCTGCCATGACCACTTTGGATGGTATCTGGGCTGGGGAGACTGTGTGTGGCTGCCATACCTGTACACACTGCAG GGTCTGTACCTTGTGTACcaccctgtccagctctccaaCATCCACGCCCTGGCTGTCCTGTTACTCGGCCTGGTTGGATATTACGTGTTCCGCTCCACCAACCACCAGAAGGACCTGTTCCGGCGCACCGAGGGCTCCTGCTCTATCTGGGGCCGGAAGCCAACGTACATCGAGTGCTCATACTACTCTGGTGACGGTGGCCTTCACCACAGCAAGCTCCTGACTTCAGGTTTCTGGGGAGTGACCCGGCACTTCAACTACACCGGTGACCTGATGGGTTCGCTGGCCTACTGCGCCGCCTGTGGCTTCGGTCACATACTCCCATACTTCTACATTGTTTACATGACCATCCTGCTGGTCCACCGCTGTGTGCGTGACGAGCACCGCTGCAGCAGCAAATACGGCAAGGACTGGAAGCGCTACACAGATGCTGTGCCTTACCGGCTCATTCCTggggtgttttaa